One window from the genome of Streptomyces sp. WZ-12 encodes:
- a CDS encoding ABC transporter ATP-binding protein codes for MTDPDDAARPTVPDESRAPTVIADDLHIVYRVYGTGAGKGSATAALNRIIRRGPSTSVREVHAVKGVSFTAHKGESIGLIGSNGSGKSTLLQAIAGLLPAERGKVYTHGQPSLLGVNAALMNDLTGEKNVILGGLAMGMSREQVHERYDGIVDFSGINDKGDFISLPMRTYSSGMAARLRFSIAAAKDHDVLLIDEALATGDRAFQKRSEARIRELREEAGTVFLVSHNNNSIRDTCDRVLWLEKGVLRMDGPTEEVLEAYEDFTGA; via the coding sequence ATGACGGACCCCGACGACGCGGCCCGGCCCACGGTGCCGGACGAGAGCCGCGCCCCCACCGTGATCGCGGACGACCTGCACATCGTCTACCGCGTCTACGGCACCGGCGCCGGCAAGGGCAGCGCGACCGCCGCGCTCAACCGCATCATCCGCCGCGGCCCCTCCACCAGCGTGCGCGAGGTGCACGCCGTCAAGGGCGTCTCCTTCACCGCCCACAAGGGCGAGTCGATCGGCCTGATCGGCTCCAACGGCTCCGGCAAGTCCACCCTGCTCCAGGCGATCGCCGGGCTGCTGCCCGCCGAGCGCGGCAAGGTCTACACCCACGGCCAGCCCTCGCTGCTCGGCGTCAACGCGGCCCTGATGAACGACCTGACGGGCGAGAAGAACGTCATCCTCGGCGGTCTGGCCATGGGCATGTCCCGCGAACAGGTCCACGAGCGCTACGACGGCATCGTCGACTTCTCCGGCATCAACGACAAGGGCGACTTCATCTCCCTGCCGATGCGCACCTATTCGTCCGGTATGGCGGCCCGGCTGCGGTTCTCCATCGCGGCCGCCAAGGACCACGACGTGCTGCTCATCGACGAGGCACTGGCCACCGGCGACCGGGCCTTCCAGAAGCGCTCCGAGGCCCGCATCCGCGAACTCCGCGAAGAGGCCGGCACGGTCTTCCTGGTCAGCCACAACAACAACTCCATCCGCGACACCTGCGACCGCGTCCTGTGGCTGGAGAAGGGCGTCCTCCGCATGGACGGCCCCACCGAGGAAGTCCTCGAAGCCTACGAGGACTTCACGGGGGCGTAG
- a CDS encoding PIG-L family deacetylase, with the protein MLQATGGVVLAGTAGTGVWAWLSPDATRPPPPAREQESAEEPDEQVFLHVIAHPDDGLFFMNPGLQQAIRSGARIVTVCLTGGESDGRNAPNHTALHDHVVPDRSAFARARTNGLLAAHAKMATGDLGSVWDAEARTLLPGFQVEVQTLRAAPQHQLVFVELVEARAVYQPRATSLRGLWLGVVDALPTLRPEGSPVQRQFRYRREEVTDTLVAVLDWVRPTVVRTLDPNAVHSDKKPLPAPDPRLAGLRYLDHQDHTASAHFTQAALARYWGRGRPVRTVVESYLGYELGVLPGDLDPSTVRRKAGTLNIYGWADHRRCADPAGCGDRKVGGTALNGSPRSWTRSTRLRAPGSNSWVRPAGDGRLTAFAVLAGAAYGWAETRPGSGRFGAPVRIGGELLQGQVHVVRHPDGALQLFASRTILPGPGTEHRRELVAARQTGTGRDGVPAFGPWESLGSPDPEPVRSLEIGFPAAVAAPDGTVHLFVRTWDGGIGHRSGPHGGQWSPWDRLEGPAGVGTLKASPQIVDGIDACVDSDGLVHLVAPSVRTVQHWVSKEPGAAPRPGATTGLPEPGGPISVVPLAGGLVRIAYRQSGTARVLLAERQRALGTWRVAGQCERAGGYGRVALAPAGGADRMVLAARDDAGDVRVAMAQAGPKPWQRCRLPHSAAAGVAHDAAGRAVVVALGNDGRLYAARQAKAGQTAPFQGWRAQAGSPERTGDSG; encoded by the coding sequence TTGCTTCAGGCCACCGGCGGTGTCGTCCTCGCGGGCACCGCGGGCACCGGGGTGTGGGCCTGGCTCTCGCCCGACGCGACCCGCCCGCCCCCGCCGGCCCGCGAGCAGGAGTCCGCCGAGGAGCCGGACGAGCAGGTGTTCCTGCATGTCATCGCGCACCCCGACGACGGGCTGTTCTTCATGAACCCGGGGCTACAGCAGGCCATCCGCAGCGGCGCCCGGATCGTCACGGTCTGTCTGACCGGCGGCGAGTCCGACGGCCGGAACGCGCCCAACCACACCGCCCTGCACGACCACGTGGTCCCCGACCGGTCGGCGTTCGCCCGGGCCAGGACCAACGGGCTGCTCGCCGCGCACGCCAAGATGGCCACCGGCGACCTGGGGAGTGTCTGGGACGCCGAGGCCCGCACCCTGCTGCCCGGCTTCCAGGTGGAGGTGCAGACCCTACGGGCCGCCCCGCAGCACCAGTTGGTCTTCGTGGAGCTGGTCGAGGCCCGCGCGGTCTACCAGCCGCGCGCCACCAGCCTGCGCGGCCTCTGGCTCGGGGTGGTCGACGCGCTGCCGACGCTGCGCCCCGAGGGCAGCCCCGTCCAACGGCAGTTCCGTTACCGCCGCGAGGAGGTGACCGACACCCTGGTCGCGGTCCTGGACTGGGTCCGGCCCACCGTCGTGCGCACCCTGGACCCCAACGCGGTGCACTCCGACAAGAAGCCGCTGCCGGCCCCCGATCCCCGACTGGCCGGCCTGCGCTACCTCGACCACCAGGACCACACCGCCTCCGCCCACTTCACCCAGGCCGCGCTGGCCCGTTACTGGGGCCGCGGCCGCCCCGTCCGCACCGTCGTGGAGAGCTACCTCGGCTACGAACTCGGCGTGCTGCCGGGCGATTTGGACCCCTCCACGGTCCGCCGCAAGGCCGGGACGCTGAACATCTACGGCTGGGCCGACCACCGGCGCTGCGCGGACCCGGCCGGCTGCGGCGACCGCAAGGTCGGCGGCACCGCCCTGAACGGCAGCCCGCGCAGTTGGACCCGCAGCACCCGGCTGCGCGCCCCCGGCTCCAACTCCTGGGTGCGACCGGCCGGGGACGGGCGGCTGACCGCCTTCGCGGTGCTCGCCGGTGCCGCGTACGGCTGGGCGGAGACCCGGCCGGGCAGCGGGCGGTTCGGCGCCCCGGTGCGGATCGGCGGGGAGCTGCTCCAGGGGCAGGTGCACGTGGTGCGGCACCCGGACGGTGCCCTGCAACTCTTCGCCTCCCGGACGATCCTGCCGGGGCCGGGCACCGAACACCGCCGCGAGCTGGTCGCCGCGCGGCAGACCGGCACCGGGCGGGACGGGGTGCCGGCCTTCGGGCCGTGGGAGTCGCTGGGCTCGCCGGACCCGGAACCGGTCCGGTCGTTGGAGATCGGCTTCCCGGCCGCGGTGGCCGCCCCGGACGGCACCGTGCACCTCTTCGTGCGGACCTGGGACGGCGGGATCGGCCACCGCAGCGGGCCGCACGGCGGGCAGTGGTCGCCGTGGGACCGGCTGGAGGGGCCGGCCGGCGTTGGCACCCTCAAGGCGTCCCCGCAGATCGTGGACGGCATCGACGCCTGCGTGGACTCCGACGGGCTGGTCCACCTGGTCGCGCCGAGCGTCCGGACGGTGCAGCACTGGGTGTCCAAGGAGCCGGGGGCCGCGCCCCGCCCGGGCGCGACGACCGGGCTGCCGGAGCCGGGCGGGCCGATCAGCGTCGTCCCGCTGGCCGGCGGGCTGGTGCGGATCGCCTACCGGCAGTCGGGGACCGCGCGGGTGCTGCTCGCGGAGCGGCAGCGGGCGCTCGGCACCTGGCGGGTCGCCGGGCAGTGCGAACGGGCCGGCGGCTACGGACGGGTGGCGCTGGCGCCGGCCGGCGGCGCCGACCGGATGGTGCTGGCCGCCCGGGACGACGCCGGGGACGTCCGGGTGGCGATGGCCCAGGCCGGGCCCAAGCCCTGGCAGCGCTGCCGGCTACCGCACTCGGCGGCGGCCGGGGTGGCGCACGACGCGGCCGGCCGGGCGGTGGTGGTCGCGCTCGGCAACGACGGCCGGCTGTACGCGGCCCGGCAGGCCAAGGCCGGGCAGACCGCACCGTTCCAGGGTTGGCGGGCTCAGGCCGGGTCGCCGGAGCGCACCGGCGACTCGGGCTGA
- a CDS encoding ABC transporter permease, which yields MPQTLAPPAPARPTGPDATPDPELRALAERHGLTVSGARPSLPEYTRQLWHRRHFITSFATAKLTAMYTTAKLGQLWQVITPLLNAGVYYLIFGVLIGTKKGVPDYIPYLVTGVFVFTFLQNSVMAGTRAISGNLGLVRALHFPRACLPISFCLAQLQQLLYSMAVLLVILLAFGQVPTGSWLLVFPALTLQFIFNTGLAMVMARLGSRTPDLAQLMPFIMRTWMYASGVMFSISLILKGKHLPQIVVVLLNGNPAAVYIDLMRFALIDSFTKHQLPPHVWAFAAGWALLAGVAGYVYFWKAEERYGRG from the coding sequence ATGCCCCAGACCCTCGCGCCCCCGGCCCCCGCCCGGCCGACCGGCCCCGACGCCACCCCCGACCCGGAGCTGCGCGCCCTGGCCGAGCGCCACGGCCTCACCGTGAGCGGCGCCCGCCCCTCGCTACCGGAATACACCCGGCAGTTGTGGCACCGGCGGCACTTCATCACCTCGTTCGCCACCGCCAAGCTCACCGCGATGTACACCACCGCCAAGCTGGGCCAGCTCTGGCAGGTGATCACCCCGCTGCTCAACGCCGGCGTCTACTACTTGATCTTCGGCGTGCTGATCGGCACCAAGAAGGGCGTCCCGGACTACATCCCCTACCTGGTCACCGGCGTCTTCGTCTTCACCTTCCTGCAGAACTCGGTGATGGCCGGCACCCGGGCGATCTCCGGCAACCTCGGCCTGGTGCGCGCCCTGCACTTCCCGCGCGCCTGCCTGCCGATCTCGTTCTGTCTGGCCCAGCTCCAGCAACTGCTGTACTCCATGGCCGTGTTGCTGGTCATCCTGCTGGCCTTCGGACAGGTGCCGACCGGGTCCTGGCTCCTGGTCTTCCCGGCCCTGACGCTCCAGTTCATCTTCAACACCGGCCTGGCGATGGTCATGGCGCGGCTCGGCTCGCGCACCCCCGACCTGGCGCAGCTCATGCCCTTCATCATGCGGACCTGGATGTACGCGTCCGGCGTGATGTTCAGCATCAGCCTCATCCTCAAGGGCAAGCACCTCCCGCAGATCGTGGTGGTGCTGCTGAACGGCAACCCCGCCGCGGTCTACATCGACCTGATGCGCTTCGCCCTGATCGACAGCTTCACCAAGCACCAACTGCCGCCGCACGTCTGGGCGTTCGCGGCCGGCTGGGCGCTGCTGGCCGGGGTCGCCGGCTATGTGTACTTCTGGAAGGCGGAGGAGCGGTACGGACGTGGCTGA
- a CDS encoding GtrA family protein has product MRGPAAALPWGQVVRFTAVGVVNTGTFYACYLPLHRLLPYFAAYTTGFVLSLVGSFFLNTYFTYRTRPTWKKFLLFPLTQVTNYAVQSAGLVALVSWLGMDSVAAPLAAALLALPVTFVVSRRILRPPARRGAAAGQPESPVRSGDPA; this is encoded by the coding sequence ATGCGCGGCCCGGCCGCGGCCCTCCCCTGGGGCCAGGTGGTCCGGTTCACGGCCGTCGGCGTCGTCAACACCGGGACGTTCTACGCCTGTTACCTGCCGCTGCACCGGCTGCTGCCGTACTTCGCCGCCTACACGACCGGGTTCGTCCTCAGCCTGGTCGGCTCGTTCTTCCTCAACACCTACTTCACCTACCGCACCCGCCCCACCTGGAAGAAGTTCCTGCTCTTCCCGCTGACCCAGGTCACCAACTACGCGGTGCAGAGCGCCGGTCTGGTGGCGCTGGTGAGCTGGCTGGGGATGGACAGCGTGGCGGCGCCGCTGGCCGCGGCGCTGCTGGCGCTGCCGGTCACCTTCGTGGTCTCCCGACGGATCCTGCGGCCCCCGGCCCGGCGGGGCGCCGCGGCCGGTCAGCCCGAGTCGCCGGTGCGCTCCGGCGACCCGGCCTGA
- a CDS encoding glycosyltransferase family 2 protein, with product MKLSIVVPCYNEEAVIGRFDEQLRAVLSGLAVEYELCYVDDGSLDGTLPRLRALAHQHRGTTRYLSFSRNFGKEPAMLAGLRAATGDAVIIMDADLQHPPELIERMLDLYQLGHDQVIARRSRDGDRRLRTVLSRLYYRAVNTWIDVELVDGAGDFRLLSRKAVDALLSLPEYNRFSKGLFSWIGFDTVSFDYRNAARGAGETKWRFGSLVNYGIDGMISFNCRPLRAAIYAGLGLALLAALYALWVVGAAIVGGVTAPGYVTLVAIVVGLGGLQMVMLGLIGEYIGRIYYETKRRPHFLVKESDGAAPAPVHAPAPSGTAAVGPRPR from the coding sequence ATGAAGCTCTCCATCGTCGTCCCCTGCTACAACGAAGAAGCCGTGATAGGCCGCTTCGACGAACAGCTCCGCGCGGTGCTGAGCGGCCTCGCCGTCGAGTACGAGCTGTGCTACGTGGACGACGGCAGCCTGGACGGGACCCTGCCCCGGTTGCGCGCCCTCGCCCACCAGCACCGCGGCACCACCCGCTACCTCTCCTTCAGCCGCAACTTCGGCAAGGAACCGGCGATGTTGGCCGGCCTCAGGGCGGCCACCGGCGACGCGGTGATCATCATGGACGCCGACCTCCAACACCCGCCGGAGCTGATCGAGAGGATGCTCGACCTCTACCAGCTCGGCCACGACCAGGTCATCGCCCGCCGCAGCCGGGACGGCGACCGGCGCCTGCGCACCGTCCTCAGCCGGCTGTACTACCGCGCCGTCAACACCTGGATCGACGTCGAACTGGTCGACGGCGCGGGCGACTTCCGGCTGCTGTCCCGCAAGGCGGTGGACGCACTGCTCTCGCTGCCCGAGTACAACCGCTTCTCCAAGGGGCTGTTCTCCTGGATCGGCTTCGACACCGTCAGCTTCGACTACCGCAACGCCGCCCGGGGAGCCGGCGAGACCAAGTGGCGCTTCGGCTCCCTGGTCAACTACGGCATCGACGGGATGATCTCCTTCAACTGCCGCCCGCTGCGCGCCGCCATCTACGCCGGCCTGGGCCTGGCCTTACTCGCCGCGCTCTACGCCCTGTGGGTCGTCGGCGCGGCCATCGTCGGCGGGGTCACCGCGCCCGGCTACGTGACGCTGGTGGCCATCGTGGTCGGGCTGGGCGGCCTGCAGATGGTGATGCTCGGGCTGATCGGCGAGTACATCGGGCGGATCTACTACGAGACCAAGCGGCGGCCGCACTTCCTGGTCAAGGAGAGCGACGGCGCCGCGCCCGCCCCGGTGCACGCGCCGGCCCCGTCGGGGACCGCCGCCGTCGGCCCGCGGCCCCGCTGA
- a CDS encoding TetR/AcrR family transcriptional regulator, translated as MAKNGTESASGPTVTGARRAPAGAAVLREDKTAAIRAAVFEELAAVGFARMSIEGIARRAGVGKTAVYRRWRSKLHLVLDVVSAVAVAGLPAPDTGALRGDVRMLLEVAARALRHPMASQVIPDLLAEAARSPELAAALKTALHDSQEGVAAAVVARAVERGELPADVDSRLALDLLTGPLYWRLLVTRDELPAGYLDALAGSVTAALGAE; from the coding sequence ATGGCAAAGAACGGCACCGAGAGTGCGTCAGGCCCGACGGTGACCGGGGCGCGTCGGGCCCCGGCGGGCGCCGCCGTGCTGCGGGAGGACAAGACGGCCGCGATCCGCGCGGCGGTCTTCGAGGAACTGGCCGCGGTCGGCTTCGCCCGGATGTCGATCGAGGGCATCGCCCGCCGGGCCGGTGTGGGCAAGACCGCCGTCTACCGGCGCTGGCGCTCCAAGCTGCACCTGGTCCTGGACGTGGTGTCGGCGGTGGCGGTGGCCGGGTTGCCGGCCCCGGACACCGGGGCCCTGCGCGGCGATGTGCGGATGCTGCTGGAGGTCGCGGCGCGGGCGCTGCGGCACCCGATGGCCTCGCAGGTCATCCCGGACCTGCTGGCCGAGGCGGCGCGCAGCCCGGAGCTGGCCGCGGCCCTGAAGACCGCGCTGCACGACAGCCAGGAGGGCGTCGCGGCGGCGGTGGTGGCGCGGGCGGTGGAGCGCGGGGAGCTGCCCGCGGACGTGGATTCCCGGTTGGCGCTCGACCTGCTGACCGGGCCGCTGTACTGGCGACTGCTGGTGACCCGCGACGAGCTGCCCGCGGGGTACCTCGACGCGCTGGCCGGCTCGGTGACGGCGGCGCTGGGCGCGGAGTAG